The DNA sequence TGGCGGCCCGTGGGGGTGACGGTGATGGGGTGCTGCGCGGTGGGTTCGAGGACGGGGCGCCCGGCCATCACGGACCTCCTGACGTTGAGTCGCTTCAGCCTGTCCAACAAGGCGCCCACCACCGTTTCTTCCGCGCACTACGATCGACCGTCATGACGAACCCGGACGCCGTGTCAGCGCAGGCCACGGTCGACATCGCGGCCGATCCCGACACGGTGTACCGCCTCATCACCGATCTTCCCACCCTGGCCGAGCTGGCCGAGGAGACTTCGGCGATGCGGTGGAAGAAGGGCGGCGAGGCCCGCCCCGGTGCGGTGTTCGTCGGCCGCAACCGCAACGGGTCACGGTCGTGGAGCACCACATGCACCGTCACCGACGCCACACCGGGGCGGGTCTTCGCCTTCGATGTGCGCAGCCTGGTGGTGCCGGTCGCGCACTGGCGCTACGAGATCGCGCCGACCGCCGCGGGCTGCCGGGTCACGGAGAGCACATGGGACCGCAGGCCCGCATGGTTCCGCACACCCGCCGGCTGGGCGACCGGTGTCAGCGACCGCACGACCGCCAACGCCGAGCACATCGCGGCCACGCTGCGGCGGCTCAAGGCCCGCGCCGAGCGTTAGGGGCGGCCGGTGATCCGGTCGGCGAGTTTCGCGATCGGCGACGTGCTCTGCCGGCCCCGGGCCTCATGGCGGTCGGCCAGCCGGTAGGCGAGGTAGAGCCCCCGCACGCCGAGCCACCGCAGCGGCTCCGGCTCCCACCCGCGCGAATGATGGCCGACCCACGGCAGTTCGGTGAGCGGGGTGGACCGCTCGAGCACCAGGTCCGCCAGTGTGCGTCCGGCCAGGTTCGTCGCCGTGACACCGTGTCCGACGTAGCCGCCGGCCCATCCCAGGCCGGTGGTCCGGTCGAGGGTGACGGTCGACTCCCAGTCCCGGGGCACCGCCAGCACCCCGCACCAGCCGTGTGCGATCGGCACGTCGCGGATCTGCGGCAGCAGCGAGTGCAGGACGCCGGTGAGCCTGGTGATCGTGCGGTGCGGGACGCGGCCGTCGTCGTCGATCCGGGATCCGTACCGGTACGGCACGCTGCGCCCGCCGATCGCGATCCGGTTGTCGACCGTGCGCTGGGCGTAGAAGAAGCCGTGTGCGGTGTCGCCGACGGTCTCGCAACCGTTCCATCCGACCGACGCCCACCGCTCGTCGGGGATCGGCTCGGTGGCGATCATCGAACTGTTCATCGGCAACCAGCGGCGCCGCAGGCCAGGCAGCGTCGCGGTGAAACCCTCGGTGGCGCGCAGCACGATCGGCGCGCGCACGGTGCCGTGGGGCGTGAGCGCCCGGCCCGGGCTGATCGACATCACCGGAGATTGCTCGTAGATCGGCACGCCGAGCCGCTCGACGGCCTCGGCCAGGCCGCGCGCGAGGCGGGCGGGCTGCACGCGCGCGCAGTGCGGCGTGTGGTACGCCGACACCA is a window from the Mycolicibacterium litorale genome containing:
- a CDS encoding SRPBCC family protein encodes the protein MTNPDAVSAQATVDIAADPDTVYRLITDLPTLAELAEETSAMRWKKGGEARPGAVFVGRNRNGSRSWSTTCTVTDATPGRVFAFDVRSLVVPVAHWRYEIAPTAAGCRVTESTWDRRPAWFRTPAGWATGVSDRTTANAEHIAATLRRLKARAER
- a CDS encoding NAD(P)/FAD-dependent oxidoreductase, translating into MPTVNGQVSHWFDELPASRAPLPGGRDADVCIVGAGYTGLWTAYYLKRADPSLRIVILEARFAGFGASGRNGGWLSGLVPGDRNAMARRYGRDNVLAWQRSLNEAVDEVSAVASAEGIDAGIVKGGTMEIARNAAQAARLAAALDEERLWQVDGVTSLTKSEAVERIRFDSVVSAYHTPHCARVQPARLARGLAEAVERLGVPIYEQSPVMSISPGRALTPHGTVRAPIVLRATEGFTATLPGLRRRWLPMNSSMIATEPIPDERWASVGWNGCETVGDTAHGFFYAQRTVDNRIAIGGRSVPYRYGSRIDDDGRVPHRTITRLTGVLHSLLPQIRDVPIAHGWCGVLAVPRDWESTVTLDRTTGLGWAGGYVGHGVTATNLAGRTLADLVLERSTPLTELPWVGHHSRGWEPEPLRWLGVRGLYLAYRLADRHEARGRQSTSPIAKLADRITGRP